One genomic window of Eptesicus fuscus isolate TK198812 chromosome 6, DD_ASM_mEF_20220401, whole genome shotgun sequence includes the following:
- the OLFM2 gene encoding noelin-2, with translation MEKVQNVSQSMEVLELRTYRDLQYVRSMETLMRNLDARLRAADGSLSAKSFQELKDRMTELLPLSSVLEQYKADTRTIVRLREEVRNLSGSLAAIQEEMGAYGYEDLQQRVMALEARLHACAQKLGCGKLTGVSNPITIRAMGSRFGSWMTDTMAPSADSRVWYMDGYYKGRRVLEFRTLGDFIKGQNFIQHLLPQPWAGTGHVVYNGSLFYNKYQSNVVVKYHFRSRSVLVQRSLPGAGYNNTFPYSWGGFSDMDFMVDESGLWAVYTTNQNAGNIVVSRLDPHTLEVMRSWDTGYPKRSAGEAFMICGVLYVTNSHLAGAKVYFAYFTNTSSYEYTDVPFHNQYSHISMLDYNPRERALYTWNNGHQVLYNVTLFHVISTAGDP, from the exons ATGGAGAAG GTCCAGAATGTCTCCCAGTCCATGGAGGTCCTTGAGTTGCGGACGTACCGTGACCTCCAGTACGTGCGCAGCATGGAGACCCTCATGCGGAACCTGGATGCGCGGCTCCGGGCAGCTGATGGGTCCCTCTCTGCCAAGAGCTTCCAG GAACTGAAGGACAGGATGACGGAGCTGTTGCCCCTGAGCTCGGTCCTGGAGCAGTATAAGGCAGACACGCGGACTATTGTGCGCCTGCGCGAAGAGGTGAGGAATCTGTCCGGCAGTCTTGCAGCCATCCAGGAGGAGATGGGTGCCTACGGGTATGAGGACCTGCAGCAGCGGGTGATGGCTCTGGAGGCCCGGCTCCACGCCTGCGCCCAGAAGCTGG GCTGTGGGAAGCTGACTGGGGTCAGTAACCCCATCACCATTAGAGCCATGGGGTCCCGCTTCGGCTCCTGGATGACCGACACGATGGCCCCCAGTGCGGACAGCCGG GTCTGGTACATGGATGGCTATTACAAGGGCCGGCGCGTTCTGGAGTTCCGTACTCTGGGAGACTTCATCAAAGGCCAGAACTTTATCCAGCATCTGCTGCCCCAGCCGTGGGCGGGCACAGGCCACGTGGTATACAATGGCTCCTTGTTCTACAACAAGTACCAGAGCAATGTGGTAGTCAAGTACCACTTCCGCTCACGCTCCGTGCTGGTGCAGAGGAGCCTGCCGGGGGCTGGTTACAACAACACCTTCCCCTACTCTTGGGGTGGCTTCTCTGACATGGACTTCATGGTAGATGAGAGCGGGCTCTGGGCCGTGTACACCACTAACCAGAATGCAGGCAACATTGTGGTCAGCCGGCTAGACCCGCACACCCTTGAGGTCATGCGATCCTGGGACACTGGCTACCCCAAGCGCAGCGCGGGTGAGGCCTTCATGATCTGTGGCGTGCTCTACGTGACCAACTCCCACCTGGCCGGGGCCAAGGTCTATTTTGCTTACTTCACCAACACGTCCAGCTACGAGTACACGGACGTGCCCTTCCACAATCAGTACTCCCACATCTCCATGCTGGATTACAATCCCCGGGAGCGGGCCCTCTATACCTGGAACAACGGCCACCAGGTGCTCTACAATGTCACCCTCTTCCACGTCATCAGCACTGCTGGGGACCCCTAG
- the PIN1 gene encoding peptidyl-prolyl cis-trans isomerase NIMA-interacting 1 isoform X1, translating to MALAPRTGPTPFGLMHLTSPGNVSAPRWSWGSISGGEHPKSMLLMVWPQGRVYYFNHITNASQWERPSGNSSGSGKNGQGEPTRVRCSHLLVKHSQSRRPSSWRQEKITRTKEEALELINSYIQKIKSGEEDFESLASQYSDCSSAKARGDLGAFSRGQMQKPFEDASFALRTGEMSGPVFTDSGIHIILRTE from the exons ATGGCCCTGGCCCCGCGGACCGGGCCGACACCTTTCGGCCTAATGCACCTGACCTCGCCGGGGAACGTCTCTGCACCCCGCTGGTCCTGGGGGTCCATCTCTGGGGGAGAACACCCGAAGTCCATGCTGCTTATGGTGTGGCCCCAGG gccGGGTGTACTACTTCAATCACATCACCAACGCCAGCCAGTGGGAGCGGCCAAGTGGcaacagcagtggcagtggcaaaAATGGACAGGGGGAACCTACCAGGGtgcgctgctcacacctgctggtCAAGCACAGCCAGTCACGGCGGCCTTCATCTTGGAGGCAAGAGAAGATAACCCGGACCAAGGAGGAGGCCCTGGAGCTGATCAACA GCTACATCCAGAAGATCAAGTCCGGAGAGGAAGACTTTGAATCTCTGGCTTCACAGTACAGTGACTGCAGCTCGGCCAAGGCCAGGGGAGACCTGGGTGCCTTCAGCAGAG GTCAGATGCAAAAGCCATTTGAAGATGCCTCCTTTGCGCTTCGGACGGGGGAGATGAGCGGGCCCGTGTTCACGGATTCCGGCATCCACATCATCCTGCGCACGGAGTGA